The Tubulanus polymorphus chromosome 1, tnTubPoly1.2, whole genome shotgun sequence genome contains a region encoding:
- the LOC141906037 gene encoding homeobox protein Mohawk-like, with protein sequence MDCTKCSKTQTAPITHPVSTTVKRNICEETENIQNCVKIATTALIHDSNGNIKNSKHLDDITGSCLEKVETALAMAIDFSLNNNNNNSDNEENPKGRNLSNDLSMDNGSRELSPDHHPYGGGETRSRRELSPPRLTPVYRDSDSPVSHRSSCCDEHEAKTSTRTFSRHQNRSRNTSTSDSTRRSSRKPKRNPFLPNKSHLKRTTMQSMTRPLKHWLFKNRHNPYPTKTEKLRLANGSNMTMTQVSNWFANARRRLKHTVKHSGLSWETRIKLYNNFIEGNAERLSEISDDSVFSDLDDDMQTGMTPLPIVPETKLIIPSVSEVPGDQILENVDNNDHSLYTMDTHTSPRSFSPWSIQQDAPVKDKMSESPPNKVVKDYMTCHKYKQTILQRYLNDAVAHSVMQTSSPSVDVVRRRNNSSSMCSHDSDDTFDSPMVIDEDIHLKTEPFNHTVVIGDKQQNELHWKEISAALALTSLAKARDGVNFI encoded by the exons ATGGATTGTACTAAATGTTCGAAAACTCAAACAGCCCCTATCACACATCCAGTGTCAACAACTGTCAAACGGAAtatctgtgaagaaacagaaaacattcAAAACTGCGTTAAAATTGCAACGACGGCATTAATTCATGACAGCAACGGTAACATAAAAAACAGTAAACACCTGGACGATATTACTGGATCTTGTTTAGAAAAGGTAGAAACGGCCCTAGCAATGGCCATTGACTTCTCGTtgaacaacaataacaacaacagtGATAACGAAGAAAATCCGAAGGGTCGGAATCTTAGTAATGACCTGTCAATGGACAATGGCTCGCGTGAACTTTCGCCCGACCACCATCCATACGGCGGTGGCGAAACGCGCAGCCGGCGGGAATTGTCCCCTCCACGCCTTACACCCGTATACCGGGACAGCGATTCACCTGTCTCGCATCGCAGTAGCTGTTGCGATGAACACGAGGCGAAAACGAGCACAAGAACGTTCTCGCGCCATCAAAACCGTTCCCGGAATACATCAACGAGTGATTCAACCCGACGATCTTCCAGAAAGCCCAAAAG GAATCCATTCTTACCCAATAAAAGCCACCTGAAAAGAACGACGATGCAAAGCATGACCAGACCGTTGAAGCATTGGCTATTCAAGAACAGACACAATCCGTACCCAACGAAAACGGAGAAGCTGCGGCTGGCTAACGGTTCGAACATGACGATGACGCAGGTATCTAACTGGTTCGCCAACGCCCGGCGAAGACTTAAGCACACGGTGAAACACTCGGGCTTAAGTTGGGAGACGAGGATTAAACTATACAACAATTTCATCGAAGGAAACGCGGAGAGACTCAGTGAAATATCGGACGATAGTGTATTTTCGGATTTGGATG ATGATATGCAAACCGGCATGACACCACTTCCTATTGTCCCCGAGACGAAACTAATCATCCCATCAGTATCCGAAGTACCGGGTGACCAGATTCTTGAAAATGTTGACAACAACGACCATTCCCTCTACACAATGGACACGCACACTTCGCCGCGAAGTTTCTCACCGTGGTCAATACAGCAGGACGCCCCGGTCAAGGACAAAATGTCGGAATCTCCTCCAAATAAAGTGGTCAAAGATTACATGACTTGtcataaatataaacaaaccATACTACAGCGATATCTAAACGATGCAGTCGCACATTCCGTCATGCAGACGAGTTCTCCATCTGTTGATGTAGTCAGACGGCGAAACAACTCTAGTTCTATGTGTTCTCATGACTCTGACGATACTTTCGATTCACCGATGGTCATCGATG AAGATATCCATCTAAAAACAGAGCCGTTCAACCATACTGTTGTTATCGG AGACAAACAACAAAACGAACTTCACTGGAAGGAGATAAGTGCCGCTTTGGCCCTGACGTCGTTGGCTAAAGCCAGGGATGgtgttaatttcatttaa
- the LOC141911075 gene encoding D-aminoacyl-tRNA deacylase-like: protein MRAVIQRVSNASVVVGDEVVSSIGRGICVLLGISKDDTTNDIKYMVKKILNLRVFEDGGGKRWNKGVMDKDLEVLCVSQFTLTCTMKGHKPDFRSSMGADQSESFYNDFLKHMKDTYKPEKIKDGRFGAYMQVHIQNDGPVTIQLDSPSSENTTTKVKKSDNKTEEKQSATHSDCSSVDAEHATQGIDTSLSKTTNEKLNLS from the exons ATGAGGGCCGTTATACAACGAGTGTCTAATGCAAGTGTTGTGG TTGGTGATGAAGTAGTTAGTTCTATTGGCCGAGGAATATGTGTTCTGTTAGGAATCTCTAAAGACGATACAACAAATGatatcaaatacat GGtgaagaaaattctgaatttgaGGGTGTTTGAGGACGGCGGTGGAAAACGATGGAACAAAGGTGTAATGGATAAAGATTTAGAGGTTCTATGCGTTAGCCAG tTTACTTTAACGTGCACTATGAAAGGTCATAAACCTGATTTCCGCAGTTCGATGGGTGCAGATCAGTCGGAAAGTTTTTACAATGACTTCCTCAAACATATGAAAGATACATATAAGCCGGAAAAAATTAAAG ATGGACGTTTTGGTGCTTATATGCAAGTGCATATCCAGAACGATGGACCAGTGACAATCCAATTGGACTCACCATCTTCAGAGAATACAACC aCCAAAGTTAAAAAGTCTGACAATAAAACAGAGGAAAAACAATCAGCGACGCATTCAGATTGTAGTAGCGTAGACGCTGAACATGCTACGCAGGGAATTGATACATCGTTATCGAAAACAACTAATGAAAAACTGAATCTATCGTGA
- the LOC141913676 gene encoding uncharacterized protein LOC141913676, with protein sequence MIPDRGFQIICFLLTFCSKVIWGMSMTEDVKLKVGENFKFSCSVKNTAADDIQIMKNQMKNYMYSMGEGMMLSTGTRMNGSFITDNRMKVTKTPNSNELSLQILGVQSGDEGHYSCRVKGTNVTHQNSLLSVMGPPHSISWHVYDGNLRKLIKLNNGSTLHHSSRCY encoded by the exons ATGATTCCCGACCGCGGATTTCAGATAATATGCTTTCTGTTGACGTTTTGTAGTAAAG tcaTATGGGGTATGTCAATGACGGAAGATGTCAAATTGAAAGtcggagaaaatttcaaattttcctgTTCA GTGAAAAATACTGCAGCTGATGAcattcaaataatgaaaaatcagatGAAGAACTACATGTACTCCATGGGCGAGGGCATGATGCTTTCAACAGGAACGCGTATGAATGGCAGTTTTATCACTGACAATCGGATGAAAGTGACCAAAACTCccaattcaaatgaattaagttTGCAAATTCTAG GTGTTCAATCAGGAGATGAAGGACACTACAGCTGCCGAGTCAAAGGTACAAACGTTACACATCAGAATTCCCTTCTCTCAGTAATGG GACCACCCCATTCAATCAGCTGGCACGTGTACGATGGCAATCTGCGAAAACTGATAAAACTCAACAATGGATCAACATTA CACCACTCATCGAGATGTTACTAG